The stretch of DNA TTGGTGCGCTGCCTGGGCGGGAGCAGATCGCTAACGAAGGCCCGAAAGGGCTCCATGCTGATATTGGCCGCTGTGTCCAAAATCCAGAGTAAACCTACCGCCATCCACAGGTTGCCTGCGTTGGGCATCCACAGCAGTGCCAGAGATCCGAAGATGGCTCCAATTAAGAAGTAGGGACGGCGGCGGCCTAATAGGCTCCAGGTGTTATCGCTAAGGTTGCCAATAATGGGTTGGACGATGAGGCCGGTGAGCGGGGCTGCCAGCCACAGAATCGGAATTTGGTCGGCATCAGCCCCCAGGTGCTCGAAGATGGCGCTGGTATTGGCCATTTGCAGCCCCCAGCCGAACTGAATGCCGAAAAAGCCAATACTCATATTCCAGAGTTGCCAGAAGCTTAGCTCTGGCTTGGTCTGTGGTGAAGTCAAACGGGGTCTCCAAATCTCGCCAGGGGGTGGCAGGCGTCAGCCGCGACGGGCTCGCTGGCAACGTCCCGACATCCTGCGCCCTGCCGCAACGAACTAACCACAACGGGTTGCCGCAGCTAGGAGTCATCAGTTGCCGCCAGGATATGTGACTCCCCAGTGCTACTCAGCACCTGCCTATGTAAACTCGATAGGAGGCAAGATGCAACGTCATCTGGGGCTAACATTGCCAGCAGACAACAGATACACAGACTAAGGCTGAGATTCATGCCCGGCAGCGTTTGCGCCAGCCCGAATCTGTAATCCGAATGCTTTAAACGCTAACGCCTTTGCCGAATACCCGAGCGGTCGATACACAAATCGTACGGCTACCCCTATTGTGGCAAATGTTAGGCCGGGGCACCTGCTACCACAGACCGATTGATGGCGCGATCGCACCCGATTTTCCCCTAAAGATTTTTCTATAAAAATGATTGATTTTTGGTCCACTGGCGGGGGCGATCGCTACACCACAACGGCCTCGGCCTGCTCGCGCAGGCGATCGATCAGGTCCTTCAGGCCGTAGGGGTTGACCCGGTAGCTGAGCGGATGGGCAATCAGCCGGGCGGTACTGTGGTAGAGCACTTCCAGTTCCATCAAGTTGTTCTCCTTCAGGGTTTTGCCGGTCGAGACCAGGTCCACGATCGCCTCCGACATGCCGGTAATCGGCCCCAGCTCCACCGAGCCGTAGAGGGGCACAATTTCCACCGGCAGATCGAGGCTCTGGAAGTAGTCGCGGGCGCAGTTGACGTACTTGGAGGCCACCCGACTGTGGGCGGGCAAATCCAGCGCTGAGCGGTAGGGGCTGTTGGTCTTCACCGCCACCGACAGGCGGCAGCCGCCAAAGCCCAGGTCGGCCAGGTGAGCCACGGCGGGCTTTTTC from Leptolyngbya sp. KIOST-1 encodes:
- the hisG gene encoding ATP phosphoribosyltransferase — encoded protein: MLTIALPKGGMLKDSIRLLQAVGLDFSLFQDSANRQLQITDPTGRARGLLVRAQDVPVYVEYGQAQLGMVGYDVLREKKPAVAHLADLGFGGCRLSVAVKTNSPYRSALDLPAHSRVASKYVNCARDYFQSLDLPVEIVPLYGSVELGPITGMSEAIVDLVSTGKTLKENNLMELEVLYHSTARLIAHPLSYRVNPYGLKDLIDRLREQAEAVVV